A genomic region of Vitis vinifera cultivar Pinot Noir 40024 chromosome 7, ASM3070453v1 contains the following coding sequences:
- the LOC100253350 gene encoding disease resistance protein RPM1 encodes MAEIAVTTVIDKLVSLVDEEARLLGGVHTQVEDIKTELLYIQAFLKDADAKADKGDISHGLKTWIQDLRKTAYSMEDLIDEYLLHFANPNHRHRFFGFLCKVARSIQKLKPRHEIASKIRDIKKKVGKLKETSSSYVFISSIEPRSSSSSASAPWHDQRVTSLFMDETEIVGIEPLRNELISRLVEGNPKRTVISVVGMGGLGKTTFAKKVYDNQRVVGHFDCNAWVTVSQSFKMEELLRNMTKKFYQGRKEAVPEGIDTIDEMSLIALIRQYLQDKRYVVVFDDVWKLDFWGFIKYVLPENGKGSRIIITTRNDEVASSCKESSFDYIHKLQPLSPKSSWELFCKKTFQGGCPPELEKLSLDIVKRCGGLPLAIVAIGGLLSRKQNESEWKNFSDNLGSELESNSRLQPINTILSLSYHDLPYYLKSCFLYLAIFPEDYTIKCTKLTRLWIAEGFVKAKKGVTMEELAEEFLTELINRSLVQVSDVDLEGKIRSCHIHDLMREMILKMAEEMSFCRVLAGEGSSFDGKSRRISVHNSTNNILDTIDKNSHVRSIFLFNSEMIFTSTLASKCKLVKVLDFKDAPLESVPEDLGNLFHLKFLSLRKTKVKMLPKSIGKLQNLQTLDLKHSLVEELPVEINRLQKLRHILAYNYNFDVEFSSVSVKGVHVKEGIGCLEDLQKLCFVEGNQGTDVIKELGKLRQLRKLGITKLTRENGQPLCASIMKMNHLKSLSISSSTEDEILDLQHVSDPPPCLSRLELYGRLDKLPDWISKLKSLVKLGLWKSRLSHDPMGVLGAQLPNLLELELLQTHAVEQLCFEAIGFQKLKVLRICDLIELKKVKIENGALPQVEELEIGPSPQLEEVPHGIYYLRKLKTLAFRDMQEEFELSMIPYRGRNYDIVEHIPNVFFYQRLSGQHYAVQSLRQLAETIPRVYC; translated from the coding sequence ATGGCAGAGATTGCCGTCACCACAGTCATCGACAAGTTGGTGTCTTTGGTAGATGAAGAAGCCAGATTGTTGGGAGGTGTCCACACTCAAGTTGAAGACATCAAAACTGAGCTGCTGTATATTCAAGCTTTCCTTAAGGATGCAGATGCAAAGGCCGATAAGGGAGACATCAGCCATGGCCTTAAAACTTGGATCCAAGACTTGAGGAAGACTGCATACTCCATGGAAGATCTCATTGATGAATACTTGCTTCACTTTGCAAATCCAAATCACCGGCATCGATTCTTTGGTTTCCTCTGCAAAGTTGCTCGCTCCATACAAAAACTGAAACCACGCCATGAGATCGCCTCCAAGATCCGGGATATCAAGAAAAAGGTTGGTAAACTGAAGGAAACAAGTTCGAGTTACGTCTTCATTAGTTCTATTGAGCCAAGATCAAGCAGCAGTTCTGCAAGTGCTCCATGGCATGACCAGCGGGTGACTTCTCTTTTCATGGACGAAACTGAAATTGTTGGTATTGAACCTCTGAGAAATGAACTGATAAGCCGGCTGGTAGAGGGAAATCCCAAACGAACTGTAATTTCCGTGGTCGGCATGGGTGGACTTGGCAAGACGACTTTCGCCAAAAAAGTTTACGACAACCAGAGAGTGGTGGGACACTTCGATTGCAATGCTTGGGTCACTGTGTCTCAATCATTCAAGATGGAGGAGCTACTACGGAACATGACAAAGAAATTCTATCAGGGAAGAAAGGAAGCAGTTCCTGAGGGCATCGATACAATAGACGAGATGTCACTGATTGCCTTAATCAGGCAGTATTTACAAGATAAAAGGTATGTTGTTGTTTTTGATGATGTATGGAAACTAGATTTCTGGggatttattaaatatgttttaccAGAAAATGGGAAGGGCAGTAGGATAATAATCACTACACGTAATGATGAGGTAGCCTCTTCTTGCAAAGAGTCGTCATTTGATTACATCCACAAGCTGCAACCCCTGTCCCCAAAGAGTTCCTGGGAGCTCTTTTGCAAGAAGACATTCCAGGGTGGATGTCCTCCAGAATTGGAGAAACTGTCTCTTGATATTGTCAAAAGATGTGGAGGATTGCCACTAGCGATTGTGGCAATAGGTGGTCTTTTGTCAAGAAAACAGAATGAGTCCGAGTGGAAAAATTTTAGTGACAACCTTGGGTCCGAGTTAGAAAGCAATTCCCGTCTTCAACCTATAAATACAATCCTCTCCCTCAGTTATCATGATCTACCTTACTACCTTAAGTCCTGTTTCTTATACTTGGCCATTTTTCCAGAGGACTACACAATTAAATGTACCAAACTGACTCGGCTGTGGATAGCTGAGGGGTTTGTAAAAGCTAAGAAGGGTGTGACAATGGAAGAGCTTGCAGAGGAATTCTTGACTGAGCTGATCAATAGGAGCTTAGTTCAAGTGTCAGACGTAgatttggaaggaaaaattAGAAGCTGCCATATCCATGACTTGATGCGTGAGATGATTCTCAAAATGGCTGAGGAAATGAGTTTTTGTCGTGTTTTGGCTGGAGAAGGCTCAAGTTTTGACGGAAAATCTCGTCGAATATCAGTCCATAACAGCACAAATAATATTCTAGACACCATTGATAAAAACTCTCATGTTCGctccatttttctcttcaattcTGAGATGATTTTCACTAGTACATTGGCTTCAAAATGTAAGCTTGTGAAGGTATTGGATTTTAAAGATGCCCCTCTTGAGAGTGTTCCTGAAGATTTGGGAAATCTATTTCATCTGAAGTTCTTAAGCCTGAGAAAGACCAAAGTCAAGATGCTTCCAAAGTCTATAGGTAAGCTACAAAACCTACAGACTTTGGATCTGAAACATTCCCTCGTAGAGGAGCTTCCTGTTGAGATCAATAGGCTCCAAAAGCTGCGCCACATTCTAGCCTACAACTATAACTTTGATGTTGAATTCAGCTCGGTTTCTGTTAAAGGAGTGCATGTAAAGGAAGGGATTGGGTGCTTGGAAGACTTGCAGAAGCTGTGTTTTGTGGAGGGCAATCAAGGGACAGATGTAATTAAAGAGCTTGGAAAGCTAAGGCAATTGAGAAAGCTGGGGATTACAAAACTTACTAGAGAAAATGGGCAGCCTTTATGTGCCTCCATTATGAAAATGAACCACCTTAAATCTTTGTCAATCTCTTCATCAACCGAAGATGAGATTCTTGATTTGCAGCACGTATCGGATCCTCCACCATGCCTTTCACGTCTTGAGTTGTATGGACGTTTAGACAAGCTACCTGACTGGATTTCTAAACTTAAAAGTCTAGTGAAGTTAGGTTTATGGAAGTCAAGACTAAGCCACGATCCAATGGGAGTCCTTGGAGCCCAGCTGCCTAATCTGCTGGAGCTCGAGCTCCTCCAAACGCATGCGGTCGAGCAATTGTGTTTTGAAGCAATAGGATTTCAGAAACTTAAGGTCCTCCGTATCTGTGATTTGATAGAGCTCAAGAAAGTGAAAATAGAGAATGGGGCATTGCCTCAGGTTGAAGAGCTTGAAATTGGGCCTAGTCCACAGCTGGAAGAGGTGCCCCATGGCATCTACTACCTCAGAAAACTTAAAACTCTTGCATTTCGTGATATGCAGGAAGAATTTGAACTAAGTATGATACCCTACAGAGGAAGAAATTATGATATAGTTGAGCATATCCCAAATGTCTTCTTCTATCAGAGGCTTTCAGGACAACATTACGCGGTTCAGAGTCTACGACAACTAGCTGAAACCATCCCCAGAGTCTATTGCTAG